A window of the bacterium genome harbors these coding sequences:
- a CDS encoding nitroreductase family protein — MEFNELIKKRKSIRKYKSEALPPGSLDKILSAGRFANSARNRQKWAFIVVTNKEMLQALVPACRNQAFVGEAAALIAVCSTEEYTMSSGNPAHFIDCSIALDHMQLAATSLELGTCWLGAFNNDKVGKLLSVPDEIWVVGLLTIGIPNEEGREKNRISLEDLVHYNKW; from the coding sequence ATGGAATTCAATGAACTTATTAAGAAACGAAAATCTATAAGGAAGTATAAAAGCGAAGCTCTCCCACCTGGCTCCCTAGATAAGATACTATCTGCTGGCAGATTTGCTAATTCTGCACGAAATAGACAAAAATGGGCTTTCATTGTCGTAACAAATAAAGAGATGTTACAAGCATTAGTTCCAGCTTGCCGCAATCAAGCCTTCGTGGGCGAAGCTGCCGCTCTTATCGCAGTCTGTTCTACAGAGGAATATACCATGTCCTCGGGAAATCCTGCGCATTTTATCGACTGCTCGATAGCCCTCGATCATATGCAACTCGCGGCAACAAGCTTAGAATTAGGCACATGCTGGTTGGGTGCTTTTAATAATGACAAAGTAGGAAAGCTTCTCTCTGTCCCAGATGAGATATGGGTTGTGGGTTTATTGACTATCGGTATCCCTAATGAAGAAGGCAGGGAAAAGAACCGTATTTCACTCGAAGATTTAGTGCATTACAATAAGTGGTAG
- a CDS encoding STAS domain-containing protein: protein MNIDFKNSGKWVIAGFSGRIDGHTSPDCEQALKDKIGEGNHLIAIDLSDVDYMSSAGLRVLLATYKNLKANTGDMALISPQESVAEVLDISGFSSIFKIVNKIEELG from the coding sequence ATGAACATCGATTTCAAGAATTCAGGAAAGTGGGTAATCGCGGGGTTTTCCGGTAGAATCGACGGCCACACTTCGCCCGACTGCGAGCAGGCTCTTAAAGATAAGATAGGCGAAGGCAATCACCTGATTGCCATCGATCTTTCGGATGTAGATTATATGAGCAGTGCCGGCTTGAGAGTTCTTCTGGCCACATATAAAAACCTTAAAGCCAACACCGGCGATATGGCCCTCATCTCGCCGCAGGAAAGCGTCGCCGAGGTTCTCGATATATCCGGTTTTTCGAGTATATTCAAGATCGTTAATAAGATAGAGGAACTTGGTTGA